The Acidimicrobiales bacterium genome includes the window AAGCCACCGACGTCGACCGCATCGCCACCCTCCTCGGCGAGGCACTTGGAGCCCTCTCATGACCACCCGACACCTGCTGGAGATCGATGACCTGACCCCGGGGGAGATCGAGGTGGTGCTGACCCTGGCCCGCGCTCCGCAACCGGCGCAGGTCCTCGCAGGCAGCGGTGTGGCACTGGTCTTCGAGAAGCCGTCGGCACGGACGCGCAACTCGATGGAGATGGCCGTCGTCGGTCTCGGCGGTCACCCGGTCACGATCCGCCCCGACGAGGTCGGCCTCGACACACGCGAGACCACCGAGGACGTCGCCCGCACGCTCGCCTGCTACCACGCCGTGATCGGTGCACGGGTCTTCGAGCACTCGAAGCTCGAACGGATGACGGCGGTCGTCGACGTCCCGGTGGTCAACATGCTCTCGGACACCTCGCACCCGCTACAGGCGCTGGCCGACCTGTTGACCATCGGCGACGAATTCGGCGAGCTCGCCGGTCGCAGCGTCGCCTACGTGGGTGATGCCAACAACGTGGCGCGATCCCTGGCCATCGGAGTTCTCGCCACCGGCGGTTCCTTCCGCCTCGCGCACCCCGACGGCTACGGCTTCGGCGACGAGGATCTGGCCCGCATCGGGGCCGCCGGCGACCGGGTCGACATCTCGGGGGATCCCGCCCGGGCGGTGGAGGGCGCCGACGTCGTCTACGCGGACGTGTGGACCTCGATGGGCCAGGAGGCCGAGAGCGCACGGCGCCGGGCC containing:
- a CDS encoding ornithine carbamoyltransferase, which produces MTTRHLLEIDDLTPGEIEVVLTLARAPQPAQVLAGSGVALVFEKPSARTRNSMEMAVVGLGGHPVTIRPDEVGLDTRETTEDVARTLACYHAVIGARVFEHSKLERMTAVVDVPVVNMLSDTSHPLQALADLLTIGDEFGELAGRSVAYVGDANNVARSLAIGVLATGGSFRLAHPDGYGFGDEDLARIGAAGDRVDISGDPARAVEGADVVYADVWTSMGQEAESARRRADFAGFGVDDALMSRAGSGAVFMHCLPAHRGEEVEASVLEGQASRVWPQARNRMAAARGVLEFLMEAGATVEQRT